The window AGCGGTGCGGTGCCCAGACGCGCGAAAATGACATCTCGGACGGTGGCGGCTGGAACTTCCGGGTCAAGCAGCACCTGCACCGCGTCTCGGAGGAGCAGGGCAGCGGCATCCAGGTCCTTGAGGCTCCGCAGACGGGTCTTTCGCCGCAGCCGTTCTCCGCTGAGAGACAGTTCCATCATGACGGCATCAAAGATGTCCAGCACATCATCGGTGGCGCTGCGTTCCAGGTGAAGCACCACCGCCAGGAGCGTGGCCTGGCGGCGGGACGCCGCCATCTGACTGAGGTGCCCAGTCCAGGCCGTGAGGCCATGTCGACTGAGCGCTTTGAGTCGTGCCCCTGGCACGAATGGCAGTGCCACGTCACTCACCCCAATCGCCCGGAGCTGGTCCAAACGGTGTAACGACTGGAGCAAGCCCACCGAGGTTTGCCGCGTCGGTGGGGTTCTCAGCACGTCCAGAGGACTGCGACGCTGTTTGGGGGGCACAATCAGCAGGGCGTCCAGAGCGTCAACCTGGGCGTCGGTCAGACAGCCGGCCAACTGGCGATGGAGATGGGTGGCGACCCGTTCCCGCACGCGGATGACGATACGGCCCAACACCGTTGGGCCGGGCAGCACCACTTTGCGTTCGACGAGGCGCTGGGTCAACCGATCAAACAGTTCGATGGGGCGTTCATCCGCCACCAAAAGGTGTCGGTACAGAAAGCGCATCAGATGAAGGACTTCGACCAGGTCGAAGTCCTTGTAGCCGAGCATTTGCCGGATGGTGACTTGATGGGTAAACCGGGTCGCGCGCCGTTCAAGATACCGGGGCAGGTCCACCGTTTTAGGGAGCTCCAGCTGAATGGCGAGGGTGCGAACAACGCTGTCAGGCACATTCAGCGGGTCAGTCAGAAAAGTCCCTAAAAACTGAACGGTGCAGAGCTGGATGGCAAAACCCAGTTTGGTGTGGGGAAAACGCAGCGTCGCAATGTGCTGAAGTTGCGCGGGGGTGAGTAGAAAATAGTCCTGAAGCTGCTGAACGGTCGGGTCGCCTTTGTACTGACCGTACTGGGCCAAGTGGTCATCCGTCAGGAAGTCAAAGGGCATTCCCTAGATTGTAACCTATCTTCCTAACGCGACTTTTGTATTTTGCAGTTGTCACGGCCCGCTATAAACCCCTCTATCGGGAAACCCGACAAGAGACCGAGGCCAAGCGCATATTCCCCTATGACACTGTGGACGCACTTCGACTGCGGGTGCTTCAGACCTGCCGGGATGTGGACCTTGACTTCATCCCGCCGGGCCTGATCAAACGCTGCGCGCTGCGCGACCATGCCCGCAGCGCCGCCCACCTGGGCTACCGGCTGGAAGGGCACTACCAGAAGGTCGTGGCCCTGGCGCAGGGCATGGTAGACGAGCACTGACCGGCCTGTTCGTCTTTAAACCCATCAGCGGGCGCTCAGGTCCTGCCTTTACGGTGAGGCATGGCCCTGCTCTCTCTCCTCGCCGTGTTGGCCACTGCGTCGCCCGCCCCGGTCACGCCACGGCCTCAAGTGATGTGCCCCGGCGTGCTGCGTCCAGCCCTGGACGTGATCGTCAAAAACGAACGGGGTCAGGTGCTCAGCCAGTTCGGCTGGCCCGTCACGGACGCCGGGTGGCTGCAGGTGAAGAAGACCGGTGAGCGCTACACCGTGACGATCAACCGCCGCTGGTATCAGCCGCAGACCATCCCGAACATCAAGGTGGTGCAAGACGACTGCGGGCCGGCGAAGCCCACGCGGGTCGTCGCGCGCCTTCAACCGGTGCCTGGCGCGCCCGTCATTCGGGAGTTCCGCATCGTCAACGTGAATTCGGACAACCTGATGGTCGTGGGGTATTGGCCATACTTCCAGCGGTACACGACCTTCCTGGACGCCCCGGGCAGCGTGAACCGCGAGGTGGTGTGGACGAGCAGCCGACCTGACGTCGCCACCATTGACCAGATCGGCCTGCTGCGCTCCGTCTGCAACCGTGAACCGGAGCGCACGACGATCACGGCCACACTCAAAGCGGACCCGACTCAGGTCTCCAGCACTGTCTTTGGCCGAGGTGGTGGGGGGATGGTATGCCCACGAGGTGCGGTTGATCGCTAAGCGTCCCAACTGATTTCCAGCGGTGTCAGATTATGACGTGCCTGGGGTCCCGCCCATCTGGTCTGAACCAGGGCGGCGCTACCCTGGAGCCGTGTCCATCGTCCTGCTGATCATCGGTGTCCTGGTGTTTTCCGTCCTGGTGGGCTGGCTGTCCGCCCAGGGGAAGTCATCTGGAGGCCGTGCCCGGTCCGTCCCAACCAGTCTGCCTGTCCAGGCCAAGCGTTACTTCTTCGCCCGCAGTGAACGGGCCCTGTACGACCTCCTGATCCAGACGCTTGCTGGCTCGCCCTATCAGGTCTTTCCCAACGTGCGCCTGAACGACCTCTTCCTGATCAAGGAAAAGGGCACAGCCCACCAGGCCACGCTGGGCCGGCTGCGGGACAAGCACGTGGATTTCGTGATCGTGGACGCTGGGCAGGATTTCCGCCCCATTGTGGCCATCGAACTGGATGGAGCCAGCCACGAAGCCGCCGCACAGAAGTACCGCGACCAGGTCAAGGACGTCATCTTCCGCAGCGGCGGCCTGCCTTTGCTGCGCCTCAAAACCAGCGATACACACTCAGTGGCCAGTTTGAAGGTGCTGCTTGCGCCCTACGTAGGGCAGCAAAGGCCCGCTCGAGCACGCTGACCAACCCCAGCCGAGCATGCGTGTAAGGACAGCTCAAGCCAGCACCGCGTCCGTCAGGCTGGATACTGGGCGGGACCAACTCTATTCGGTCCATTGGCCTGCGCCCGGCCACGCTCAAGGCCTATGCATCCTGCAGAGATTCAAGCCAGAAGGCAAGAGCGAGTGGGATGTAGGTCAGGGCCGTCTGACCAAACATCATCCGGCTCGCGGGGAACAGGTAAAGATCAGGTGCGATGGTGGGGCACAGGTCATGTACGTCACAGAGGGTGGGTTTCCGTCTTGCCCGTGCCCGGAATGCCTCCAGTGCCGCCGGAGGCAGCACCGACCGGCGGCTGTGTGGACTTCAGGCACAGTGCCAGCGAAAAGCCATATACATAGGCATGAATCCCGCACACGGCACTGCCGGTACGTTAGAACCTAGGAACGATCAACGACGACCTGCTCAACAGCCGATGTCTGAATGTTGGCTTTGATTTCTAACGCCGGAATGCACAATCCCATTTTAGTTGAGGTTAAAAATGGAAACTTACAAAGAATTAACATTGACTGACATCTTGCAGTTTGGGGAAAGCACGTCTGGCACAGCACTTTGGCCTCAAAATGAGGTGTGAACCCAAAGAATGCACGTGCCAGACGACTCTATTCTGACATTCTCTCCTGCTTCACGCGCAGACAGCATCGGGAGTCGTTTGAGGTCTTCCTTGACCTCCTCCTTGACGGTTCTGGCCGACCACTCCCCGCACGCGCGACGGTCAAGTCTCCCGCAGCCATCAGCCGTTTTCTCAATCACGCCCACTGGGATCTTCGATCACTCTGTCGGTTTATGCGCCAGGCCGCGCTTGAGCTCTTCAATGACACCTGGAAGCACGCCCCGCACCATCGTCCTCGGGTTGAATTCCTGGTCGACCTCACCAGTCTCGAAAAAGCAGGGAAGTTCACCGACCTCTCCGACTGGATGCACGTTCTGAACGCCGTTCACGGCGTTCACTTGGTCGTCCTGTACATCTGCTGTGGAGATCTGAAGCTTCCCTGGGCTTTTCAGATTTGGCGAGGGAAGGGGACGCCCTCTGCGGCCTCACTGGCGCTCAAACTGCTCCGGACGATTCCCCCCGTCATGCTGCAGGGCAAGCGCCGCCCCCGTCTGCATGCAGACGGGGGCTTTGAAAGCGCAGCGTTCATCGAAGGGGTCCTAAAACGACAAATAGACATTGTGATCGGTGTGCGCTGCACGAGAAAGCTGGTGGATGGCACGTCCATCCACCAGCTGATGACACGCGGATGCAAGGCACAGCTCAAGGATCTGGTGCCCACCATGTACATCTCGTGGGTCTGGTTGTATCGCAACAAGGAACCAGAGCAGCGCTTTGTGATGTCTAACGTCGATCTGGGCGGCACGTACCTGGCCAGAGTGGGAAAACGACGCTGGCGTATCGAGGCCTTCTTCAAAACGATCAAGGGGCGATTCGGATTGGCGCGGTTCGCCCAGCACAGCAAAACCGGCGTGATGAGGTGGTGGTGCCTCTCAGGCCTGGCTTACCTGTTGTGCCACCTTGCAGATCAGGAGGTGCCATCCAGGCCACCGGAAACATGGCCGGATTGGGGAGAGTTGGCGAGAACCATTCGGTTCTCGTTCGTCCCCGAAGTGCGTCGCAGAGCGCTTCAATTGGAACTCGATGCGCTTGATGCCTTCCAGCACGCACTTTCTGCCACATCCCCCTGAACTGCAAGATGTCAGTCAAGCCCAAGTTGAGCCCATCGGCCAGGATGACAGTGAGTAGATGGTCGTGATGCTCCACTTCTTTGCCGGTGTGCAGGTTCAGGAAGGCGCCCGTGAAGCGGGTCCAGGCATTCACCTCCAGCAGCAGATCGGTAATCTTCACGCGCGGGAGCCGCGCACTCAACTGCCTCTCCAGCGGCTCCACCTCGTCGGGCACGGCTTTGGCGACCTTCCCAATTCTGAGCTTGCCGCGCTGTAAGGCGGCGGACGACAACGCGCCTTCGGCAAGCAGATCCTCAACCTCACGCGACTGTCCGGTCAACCTCGATTCGGTCTCGGCCCAGAAGGCGTCAAAGCTCTCGGGGAGGTTCGGCGACAGCTCAGGGAGGCGCTTTTGCCAGGTGCCCTGTGGCAGGAGGTAGTCATTGAGGTCCTTGTACTTGCGGCTGCCCACCGCCCACACGTCCCCGGCTCGCAGCGCGAGCCGCAACTCGTCCAGCACACACAACTCGTAGGCCCGGCGGTCAATGGTGCCGTCTCGGAACACCTGTCCGGCCCACTTCTGCCGCACGAAACTGATGGGAACATGTTCGGGCAGTGTGCGCCTGTTCGCCGCGTACATCTCGCACAGAAGTCTCAGTGCCTCGACCAGTGGAGCGGCTTTACCCTCCGCCTGGAAGGTGAACGCCGCGAGCAACCGGGGGCGTAGCTTCGCACCTTCGCGTAGCCCTTCACGGCGTGGTGCAGGGGGTCAAGCTGTTCAGGGCGGAACGTTTCCTTCTCCCGCACCGTCTGGACGAGCTGTTGCCAATTCACGACCGCCTCGATGGCCTGGTAGGGGTTGGTGCCCTGCTCCCGCGCGGCGATCACCGCCGCGCAGACCGACTTAAAGGTCCCTAACCGCTCGACCAGTGGGGGCCCTTTCTGCCCGAACGCCTTGGCGGCTTCCCGCTCGCCTTCCCTGACCAGCGCCACCATCACGCGGTCGTGCATGTCGAGCACCGCATCGGTCAAGGTCTCGGACAGGTCGAAGAGGTAGGCCATCAAGGTTGCGCGGCGCCGTCCCGGCTCAAAATCTGCTAGGTGCGAGGCGCTAAGCCGCCTCGCCTCCTCTGCCAAGTGTTCCAGGCGGCTCTGGGGCAGAAAGGCGCGCAAGTTGCTCTGCACGGGGAAGGTCCCCACGAAGGCCAACCGGTCAAGCAGGGCTAGAACGTGCTTGGCTTTCGGAGCGCCAATGGGTCGCCCTAGCCAGGCGAAACGCGAAATGGACTCATCCCCCTGCGGGGAGAGCAAGGCATCCACCTTCACGGCGAAATCGCCTTTCAGCGGCAGGTTCAGGAGGCCGTAGGCGTGCTGGTCGGCACGGAGCCGTGCGGAGTGGACCAAGCGTTCGAGGACTGTGAAGCGCGGCACCAGAATACGCCGCCGCCGCAACTCGTCCATCAGGGCGCTCATCAGCCCGAAGGGCGGGTCGGTCACGACCGCCAGTGGTATCAGCCAGTCCCGCACCTCGTGGTTCAGGTGCCGCGACAGCTCGACGTACCCGAGCCGCTGGCAAAGGTCGGAGAAGTGCTCAAAGCGTGTCGGCTCACGAACAGCGTACTGTGCATAGCACGCAGGGTCCACCCGCAGTTGCTCGGCGAGGGAAGCCAGAACCTCTTCCGGTGGCGTCTCTCCCGGGCGCAAGGCGCGCCCGAGGTGCCGCAGCACGGTGAGCTGGACCGCGTACCCCAGCTTGTTGAAGTCCCGTCTCCGCCCCCGTACCAGGCGCAGGTCCTCTTCATTCAGCAGGTAGTACCGGGAGAGCATCCGCTCGTCAAGGAGGGGAAAACGGGTGAACTGCTCACGCTGGGCCTGGGTCAGCAAAGGTGAGAAAGGAGGGCCCATCGTGGCTCAGGCCCTTCAATACACGCCGGGGAGAAATCGGCGAACGCGCTGCCGGTAGGCCGGATACTCCGGGAAGTGCCGCGTCAGGCGGCGTTCCTCGTCCAGGGCCTTAAGGTCAAACAGGAACGCGAGCCCGCCGCTCAGCCCCAACGCGCCCCGGTGCCCGTGAGCGAGCGCCCAACCCAGCGAGGCCAGGAGCAGGCCGCTGTAGATCGGGTGGCGGACCAAGGTGTAGGGGCCAGTCTGCACGAGTTGCCCATCCACCTGTGGTTCAGGGAGGGGCGTGAGATTGGGGCCCAGGCGCAACCCACTCCAGCCCGTCAGGGTGCCTCCGGCCAGTATCAGGGCGGTGCCTGCGACCCGCAGCCCTCGTGGTGTTCCCTGGCGAGGCCGCAGCAGCGGCAGAACCAAGATTCCGGCGAGCACGAGCACCTGTGCCGCCACGTACCCTTCTCCACGCGCGTTCCAGCGGTGTTCGGATGAGGTCATGTGTTCCCTCCTCAGTGCGGGAGCTTGTCTTTCAGGACGCCATACAGATAGGTCCCCAACAACGCGAAGGCCAGCACGACCAGGATGGGCCACACTCCGGCCCCCAACAGGACGAAGATCGGTCCCGGGCACACCCCGGCCAGGCCCCAACCCATCCCAAAGGTGAGGCCCCCGAACACGTACCGCCGCCATCCCTTCTCCTTGTCCGTGACCCGGATGGTCTGGCCATCCCGGCTTTTCAGGCCACTGCGGCGCAGCAGCATGGTGGTGACCATCCCAGTGAAGACCGCCGAACCCATCAGCCCGAACATGTGGAAAGACTCGAAGCGGAACATCTCTTGAATGCGGTACCAGCTGGCCGCTTCCGATTTCACGAGGACGACACCGAAATACAACCCCGCGAGG of the Deinococcus arcticus genome contains:
- a CDS encoding Ig-like domain-containing protein, yielding MALLSLLAVLATASPAPVTPRPQVMCPGVLRPALDVIVKNERGQVLSQFGWPVTDAGWLQVKKTGERYTVTINRRWYQPQTIPNIKVVQDDCGPAKPTRVVARLQPVPGAPVIREFRIVNVNSDNLMVVGYWPYFQRYTTFLDAPGSVNREVVWTSSRPDVATIDQIGLLRSVCNREPERTTITATLKADPTQVSSTVFGRGGGGMVCPRGAVDR
- a CDS encoding DUF2726 domain-containing protein, which gives rise to MSIVLLIIGVLVFSVLVGWLSAQGKSSGGRARSVPTSLPVQAKRYFFARSERALYDLLIQTLAGSPYQVFPNVRLNDLFLIKEKGTAHQATLGRLRDKHVDFVIVDAGQDFRPIVAIELDGASHEAAAQKYRDQVKDVIFRSGGLPLLRLKTSDTHSVASLKVLLAPYVGQQRPARAR
- a CDS encoding DUF4158 domain-containing protein, which encodes MLTQAQREQFTRFPLLDERMLSRYYLLNEEDLRLVRGRRRDFNKLGYAVQLTVLRHLGRALRPGETPPEEVLASLAEQLRVDPACYAQYAVREPTRFEHFSDLCQRLGYVELSRHLNHEVRDWLIPLAVVTDPPFGLMSALMDELRRRRILVPRFTVLERLVHSARLRADQHAYGLLNLPLKGDFAVKVDALLSPQGDESISRFAWLGRPIGAPKAKHVLALLDRLAFVGTFPVQSNLRAFLPQSRLEHLAEEARRLSASHLADFEPGRRRATLMAYLFDLSETLTDAVLDMHDRVMVALVREGEREAAKAFGQKGPPLVERLGTFKSVCAAVIAAREQGTNPYQAIEAVVNWQQLVQTVREKETFRPEQLDPLHHAVKGYAKVRSYAPGCSRRSPSRRRVKPLHWSRH
- a CDS encoding methyltransferase family protein, which gives rise to MTSSEHRWNARGEGYVAAQVLVLAGILVLPLLRPRQGTPRGLRVAGTALILAGGTLTGWSGLRLGPNLTPLPEPQVDGQLVQTGPYTLVRHPIYSGLLLASLGWALAHGHRGALGLSGGLAFLFDLKALDEERRLTRHFPEYPAYRQRVRRFLPGVY
- a CDS encoding DUF6691 family protein; the encoded protein is MTGTSSIPGVHTEPSSTTRAATGLLLYLLAGLYFGVVLVKSEAASWYRIQEMFRFESFHMFGLMGSAVFTGMVTTMLLRRSGLKSRDGQTIRVTDKEKGWRRYVFGGLTFGMGWGLAGVCPGPIFVLLGAGVWPILVVLAFALLGTYLYGVLKDKLPH